The following coding sequences are from one Archocentrus centrarchus isolate MPI-CPG fArcCen1 chromosome 4, fArcCen1, whole genome shotgun sequence window:
- the LOC115779049 gene encoding profilin-2 isoform X1, translating into MSWQSYVDNLMADGSCQDAAIVGYTDAKYVWASFLGGIFANITPEEIDVLVGKDREGFFTSGLTLGNKKCSVIRDSIQIDGDWTMDIRTKSQGGEPTYNVSVGRAAKALVIVMGKEGIHGGQLNKKAFHMADYLRKSGY; encoded by the exons ATGTCCTGGCAAAGCTACGTGGACAACCTGATGGCCGATGGCAGCTGCCAGGACGCGGCCATTGTTGGGTATACAGACGCCAAATACGTCTGGGCATCATTTCTCGGCGGTATCTTTGCCAACATAACG CCTGAAGAAATTGACGTGTTAGTAGGAAAGGACCGAGAGGGATTCTTCACCAGTGGGCTGACCCTGGGCAACAAAAAGTGCTCCGTAATCAGAGACAGCATCCAAATTGACGGCGACTGGACAATGGACATCCGAACAAAGAGTCAAGGAGGAGAGCCCACATACAATGTTTCTGTAGGCAGAGCAGCCAAAG CATTGGTTATTGTCATGGGGAAGGAAGGTATCCATGGAGGGCAGCTCAACAAGAAAGCATTTCACATGGCTGATTACCTGAGGAAGTCCGGATACTAA
- the LOC115779049 gene encoding profilin-2 isoform X2 — translation MSWQSYVDNLMADGSCQDAAIVGYTDAKYVWASFLGGIFANITPEEIDVLVGKDREGFFTSGLTLGNKKCSVIRDSIQIDGDWTMDIRTKSQGGEPTYNVSVGRAAKVLVLVMGKEGVHGGGLNKKAYSMAKYLRDSGF, via the exons ATGTCCTGGCAAAGCTACGTGGACAACCTGATGGCCGATGGCAGCTGCCAGGACGCGGCCATTGTTGGGTATACAGACGCCAAATACGTCTGGGCATCATTTCTCGGCGGTATCTTTGCCAACATAACG CCTGAAGAAATTGACGTGTTAGTAGGAAAGGACCGAGAGGGATTCTTCACCAGTGGGCTGACCCTGGGCAACAAAAAGTGCTCCGTAATCAGAGACAGCATCCAAATTGACGGCGACTGGACAATGGACATCCGAACAAAGAGTCAAGGAGGAGAGCCCACATACAATGTTTCTGTAGGCAGAGCAGCCAAAG TCTTGGTCTTGGTAATGGGCAAAGAAGGGGTCCATGGAGGAGGATTGAATAAGAAGGCATACTCGATGGCAAAATACTTGAGGGATTCAgggttttag